In Allomuricauda ruestringensis DSM 13258, the following proteins share a genomic window:
- the meaB gene encoding methylmalonyl Co-A mutase-associated GTPase MeaB encodes MADKSKTPSNAVSKIKALRKQELSAEALAQGIFDGNKAMLAKAITLLESTKPAHFEKANAIIEKCLTQPNKSIRLGITGVPGVGKSSFIEILGKTLTNQGNKVAVLAVDPTSSLSKGSILGDKTRMETLAKDPNAFIRPSPSGTSLGGVARKTRESIVLCEAAGYNVILVETVGVGQSEIAVHSMVDFFLLLKLSGAGDELQGIKRGIMEMADAIAINKADGSNLEHAKLAVTEFSRALHLYPPKANGWTPKVMKCSALEKTGIEEIWEMVQQFVEHTKENGFFEKNRKQQNKNWFLQTVDEYIKQFFHQKETFKKEQAALLTAIDEHKISPFYAAKTLLDKITKEL; translated from the coding sequence TTGGCAGACAAAAGCAAAACACCCTCGAACGCGGTTTCCAAAATCAAAGCCCTTAGAAAGCAAGAACTTTCTGCTGAAGCTTTGGCCCAAGGTATTTTTGATGGCAACAAAGCTATGCTTGCTAAGGCCATCACCTTATTGGAAAGCACAAAGCCAGCACATTTTGAAAAGGCCAATGCTATCATAGAAAAGTGTTTGACCCAGCCTAACAAAAGCATTCGGCTAGGAATAACAGGCGTACCAGGGGTAGGCAAAAGTTCCTTTATCGAAATCTTGGGCAAAACATTGACCAACCAAGGAAATAAAGTAGCTGTTTTGGCCGTGGACCCAACAAGTTCGTTGAGCAAGGGAAGTATTTTGGGGGACAAGACCCGAATGGAAACCTTGGCCAAAGACCCAAATGCCTTTATACGCCCCTCCCCTTCTGGAACCTCTTTGGGTGGTGTGGCGCGAAAAACCAGAGAGAGCATTGTTCTTTGCGAAGCAGCAGGCTATAATGTGATTTTGGTGGAAACCGTTGGCGTAGGCCAAAGTGAGATTGCCGTGCACAGTATGGTGGATTTTTTTCTTTTGCTAAAACTATCCGGTGCAGGTGACGAACTCCAAGGCATTAAAAGAGGGATTATGGAAATGGCAGATGCCATCGCCATCAACAAAGCGGACGGTAGCAATTTGGAACATGCCAAACTCGCCGTTACCGAATTCTCGAGGGCCTTGCACCTATATCCGCCCAAAGCCAATGGTTGGACTCCCAAGGTGATGAAGTGTTCCGCATTGGAGAAAACAGGTATTGAAGAAATCTGGGAAATGGTGCAACAATTTGTGGAACACACCAAGGAAAACGGTTTTTTTGAAAAAAATCGGAAGCAACAGAACAAAAATTGGTTCCTTCAGACCGTGGATGAGTACATCAAACAATTTTTTCATCAAAAAGAAACCTTTAAAAAGGAACAAGCTGCTTTATTGACAGCTATTGATGAGCATAAAATTTCACCATTCTATGCCGCCAAAACCCTGTTGGACAAGATTACCAAGGAACTTTAG